A single genomic interval of Methylobacterium bullatum harbors:
- the ttuB_2 gene encoding Putative tartrate transporter has translation MAIRSYPVSNASSTGPRPALDAAYRRITWRLLPFLMMLWILSWIDRVNIGFAKLQMLSDLTFSETVYGIGAGIFFIGYFLCEVPSNLLLEYIGARKTIARITLLWGACCVAMMFVTTPAFFYVLRFLLGVFEAGFYPGVILYLTYWYPTERRAKVFGLFMSASAIAGVIGGPLAGAILTGMDGVNGWAGWQWVFLLEGIPSILAGFVTLLYLTDRPAKATWLTPEQRALIEADLARDAEALGPREHRILASLKDVRVWQCIAIFFCIIMANSALTFFGPSVVRDAGFTDPLTVGWIMSAAYLCGGIGMILNGRHSDRTGEARLHCGIPATIGALSIALVGFLVPSNPVLAMLALAVAIVGTMSAIPVFWQIPGRFLAGSAAAAGIALINSVANLAGFGAPAVMGYLREQTGSASAGLWLVAAFELATIVLILAFVPPATPVLERRAAARAAHEPA, from the coding sequence ATGGCGATCCGGTCATATCCAGTTTCCAATGCGTCATCGACCGGGCCTCGTCCGGCACTCGATGCAGCCTACCGCCGGATTACATGGCGCCTGCTGCCGTTCCTGATGATGCTCTGGATCCTGTCCTGGATCGACCGCGTCAATATCGGCTTCGCCAAGCTGCAGATGCTGTCCGATCTCACATTCAGCGAGACAGTCTACGGCATCGGCGCGGGCATCTTCTTCATCGGCTACTTCCTGTGCGAGGTACCGAGCAACCTGTTGCTGGAATATATCGGCGCCCGCAAGACCATCGCGCGGATCACGCTCCTCTGGGGCGCCTGCTGCGTGGCGATGATGTTCGTCACCACACCGGCCTTCTTCTACGTCCTGCGCTTTCTGCTCGGCGTGTTCGAGGCCGGCTTCTATCCGGGCGTGATCCTGTACCTCACCTACTGGTACCCGACCGAGCGGCGGGCGAAAGTGTTCGGGCTGTTCATGTCGGCCTCGGCGATCGCCGGGGTGATCGGCGGGCCGCTGGCCGGGGCGATCCTCACCGGCATGGACGGCGTGAACGGCTGGGCCGGCTGGCAATGGGTGTTCCTGCTGGAGGGTATCCCATCGATCCTCGCGGGATTCGTGACGCTCCTCTACCTGACCGACCGTCCCGCAAAGGCCACTTGGCTGACACCGGAACAGCGGGCGCTGATCGAGGCGGATCTCGCCCGCGACGCCGAGGCGCTCGGTCCGCGCGAGCACCGCATCCTCGCCTCCCTGAAGGATGTCCGGGTCTGGCAGTGCATCGCGATCTTCTTCTGCATCATCATGGCGAACTCGGCCCTGACCTTCTTCGGGCCGAGCGTGGTGCGGGATGCCGGCTTCACCGATCCGCTCACCGTCGGCTGGATCATGTCGGCGGCCTATCTGTGCGGCGGCATCGGCATGATCCTCAACGGGCGCCATTCCGACCGGACCGGCGAAGCGCGCCTGCATTGCGGGATCCCGGCGACGATCGGGGCGCTTTCCATCGCCTTAGTCGGTTTCCTGGTCCCGTCGAACCCGGTCCTGGCCATGCTGGCGCTCGCCGTGGCGATCGTCGGCACGATGAGCGCGATCCCCGTCTTCTGGCAGATCCCCGGGCGGTTCCTGGCGGGCTCCGCCGCCGCCGCCGGGATCGCCCTGATCAATTCGGTGGCGAACCTCGCGGGCTTCGGCGCCCCGGCGGTGATGGGTTACCTGCGCGAGCAGACCGGCTCGGCCTCCGCCGGCCTGTGGCTGGTCGCGGCCTTCGAGCTCGCGACGATCGTGCTGATCCTCGCCTTCGTCCCACCCGCCACCCCGGTGCTGGAGCGCCGGGCCGCCGCCCGCGCCGCCCACGAGCCGGCCTGA
- the pucM_1 gene encoding 5-hydroxyisourate hydrolase has translation MNHPPERPDLTRRSLVGAGLAGIGLGGTVAATGTVLAQGTPAPAPAQPGALNTGPTMQSGLGPRLTMHAIDNFHGTPGAGMVCDLSVREGDTYRPLKTITTGANGRSPEPLLIDDALKTGRYELLMHVEEYFARIGVALPSPNFLGLVPIRFHIRDASQRYHLPILFTPWGYSYYRGS, from the coding sequence TTGAACCACCCCCCTGAGCGACCCGACCTCACGCGCCGCAGCCTGGTAGGCGCCGGCCTTGCCGGAATCGGTCTCGGCGGCACGGTCGCCGCCACCGGCACCGTGCTGGCCCAGGGCACGCCCGCCCCGGCTCCTGCGCAGCCGGGTGCCCTGAACACCGGCCCGACGATGCAATCGGGCCTCGGGCCGCGCCTCACCATGCACGCCATCGACAATTTCCACGGCACACCGGGCGCGGGCATGGTCTGCGACCTCTCCGTGCGCGAGGGCGACACCTACCGGCCGCTCAAGACGATCACGACGGGGGCCAACGGCCGCTCGCCCGAGCCGCTCCTCATCGACGACGCCTTGAAGACCGGGCGCTACGAGTTGCTGATGCATGTCGAGGAATACTTCGCCCGGATCGGCGTGGCGCTGCCGAGCCCGAACTTCCTCGGCCTCGTCCCGATCCGCTTCCACATCCGCGACGCGAGCCAGCGCTACCACCTGCCGATCCTGTTCACGCCCTGGGGCTACTCGTATTATCGCGGCAGCTGA
- the pucM_2 gene encoding 5-hydroxyisourate hydrolase produces the protein MAGITTHILDSERGRPAPGVRIDFSVMEEGHWRLVKSVVTNADGRTDTPILPAAEAKIGQYQLEFFIDGYLKSRPGLSEADIFVDNPVVRFAVFDAKQHYHVPMLCTPGNCTTYRGS, from the coding sequence ATGGCCGGCATCACGACACATATCCTCGACTCGGAGCGCGGGCGTCCCGCGCCCGGCGTGCGCATCGACTTCTCGGTAATGGAGGAGGGGCACTGGCGCCTCGTCAAGAGCGTCGTCACCAATGCCGACGGGCGCACCGACACACCGATCCTGCCGGCGGCCGAGGCGAAGATCGGCCAGTACCAGCTCGAATTCTTCATCGACGGCTATCTGAAGAGCCGGCCCGGGTTAAGCGAGGCGGACATCTTCGTGGACAACCCGGTGGTGCGGTTCGCGGTCTTCGACGCCAAGCAGCATTACCACGTGCCGATGCTGTGCACGCCGGGCAATTGCACGACCTATCGCGGGAGCTGA
- the pucL gene encoding Uric acid degradation bifunctional protein PucL, translated as MPDLAAIHRLDRDAFVALLGGVFEHAAWVAEAVAPARPFASVADLHAAMMDAVRHAPEAQRRAFLNGHPELAGPEARARAMTADSASEQGSAGLDHLPPEDAAAFDRLNAAYRERFGFPFIVAVRGRSRAEILALFEARLGRERTEEEATALDEIGAITRMRLDLLISATGD; from the coding sequence TTGCCGGATCTCGCCGCCATCCACCGTCTCGACCGGGACGCCTTCGTCGCCCTGCTCGGCGGGGTGTTCGAACACGCGGCCTGGGTCGCCGAGGCAGTGGCGCCGGCCCGCCCCTTCGCCAGCGTGGCCGACCTGCACGCCGCGATGATGGACGCGGTGCGCCATGCGCCCGAGGCGCAGCGCCGCGCCTTCCTCAACGGCCACCCGGAACTCGCCGGCCCCGAAGCACGGGCGCGGGCGATGACGGCCGACTCGGCGAGTGAGCAGGGCAGCGCCGGCCTCGACCACCTCCCGCCCGAGGACGCGGCGGCCTTCGACCGCCTGAACGCCGCCTACCGCGAGAGGTTCGGCTTTCCCTTCATCGTCGCCGTACGCGGGCGCAGCCGGGCCGAGATCCTCGCGTTGTTCGAGGCCCGCCTCGGACGGGAACGGACTGAGGAGGAGGCCACCGCCCTCGACGAGATCGGCGCGATCACGCGGATGCGCCTGGACCTGCTGATTTCCGCGACGGGCGACTGA
- the lysS gene encoding Lysine--tRNA ligase, whose product MSAPPVSSPLALDPALVEAAAHAAAWPFEEARKLVARLERKPKSEVLFETGYGPSGLPHIGTFGEVARTSMVRHAFRVLTNDSVPTRLIAFSDDMDGLRKVPDNVPNKEILIPALNQPLTRVPDPFGTHESFGAHNNAELRRFLDAFGFEYEFRSATECYKAGLFDTALLTVLERYEAVMAIMLPSLRAERSASYSPFLPLHPETGEVMQVAIDEVRVSAGTLVWRDPKTGTAYETPVTGGHAKLQWKPDWAMRWVALGVDYEMAGKDLIDSVKLSGEIARALGGEPPEGFNYELFLDKEGKKISKSKGNGLSIDDWLVYGTADSLALFMYNKPREAKRLFVEMIPRQVDDYLNFLEKFPGQEPAQQLGNPVWHLHAGHPPAAEAVGKGGSLNFAMLLNLAAVANTEDPAVLWGFIRRYDPEIGPQTHPVLDKLVGHALAYFRDLVRPAKTYRAATEEERAALADLSRTLEAHKGSTDPEGLQAVVYEVGRRHFPDLSGKAKSPDGRPGVSQAWFTTIYNVLFGEARGPRFGSFIALYGVAETQALIEKALSGAFMPAP is encoded by the coding sequence ATGTCCGCCCCGCCTGTCTCGTCTCCGCTCGCCCTCGACCCCGCCCTGGTGGAGGCCGCCGCCCATGCCGCCGCCTGGCCCTTCGAGGAGGCGCGCAAGCTCGTGGCGCGGCTGGAGCGCAAGCCGAAATCGGAAGTGCTGTTCGAGACCGGTTACGGGCCGTCGGGCCTGCCGCATATCGGCACGTTCGGCGAGGTGGCCCGCACCTCCATGGTGCGCCACGCCTTCCGCGTGCTCACCAACGACAGCGTGCCCACGCGGCTCATCGCCTTCTCGGACGACATGGACGGCCTGCGCAAGGTGCCGGACAACGTGCCGAACAAGGAGATCCTGATCCCGGCGCTGAATCAGCCGCTCACCCGCGTGCCCGACCCGTTCGGCACACACGAGAGCTTCGGCGCCCACAACAACGCGGAGTTGCGCCGCTTCCTCGACGCCTTCGGGTTCGAGTACGAGTTCCGCTCGGCCACGGAATGCTACAAGGCCGGTCTGTTCGACACGGCCCTGCTGACGGTGCTGGAGCGCTACGAGGCCGTGATGGCGATCATGCTGCCGTCGCTCCGGGCCGAGCGTTCGGCGAGCTACTCGCCGTTCCTGCCGCTGCACCCGGAGACCGGGGAGGTGATGCAGGTGGCCATCGACGAGGTGCGGGTCTCCGCCGGCACCCTGGTCTGGCGCGACCCCAAGACCGGCACCGCCTACGAGACCCCGGTCACCGGCGGCCACGCCAAGCTGCAATGGAAGCCCGATTGGGCCATGCGCTGGGTGGCGCTCGGCGTCGATTACGAGATGGCCGGCAAGGACCTGATCGATTCGGTGAAGCTGTCGGGCGAGATCGCCCGCGCGCTGGGCGGCGAGCCGCCGGAAGGGTTCAACTACGAGCTCTTCCTCGACAAGGAGGGCAAGAAGATCTCGAAGTCGAAGGGCAATGGCCTGTCTATCGACGACTGGCTCGTCTACGGCACCGCCGACAGTCTCGCGCTGTTCATGTACAACAAGCCGCGCGAGGCCAAGCGCCTGTTCGTGGAGATGATCCCACGCCAGGTCGACGATTACCTGAACTTCTTGGAGAAGTTTCCCGGCCAGGAGCCGGCCCAGCAGCTCGGCAACCCGGTCTGGCACCTGCATGCGGGCCATCCGCCGGCGGCCGAAGCCGTGGGCAAGGGCGGCTCGCTCAATTTCGCGATGCTGCTGAACCTCGCGGCAGTGGCCAACACCGAGGATCCGGCGGTGCTGTGGGGGTTCATCCGCCGCTACGACCCGGAGATCGGGCCGCAGACCCATCCGGTCCTCGACAAGCTAGTCGGCCATGCGCTCGCCTATTTCCGCGATCTGGTGCGTCCGGCCAAGACCTACCGCGCGGCGACGGAGGAGGAGAGGGCGGCCCTCGCCGACCTGTCGCGGACGCTGGAGGCCCACAAGGGCTCCACCGATCCGGAGGGATTGCAGGCCGTGGTCTACGAGGTCGGGCGGCGGCACTTCCCCGACCTGTCCGGCAAGGCCAAGAGCCCGGACGGACGGCCCGGCGTGTCGCAGGCCTGGTTCACCACCATCTACAACGTGCTGTTCGGCGAGGCGCGCGGACCGCGCTTCGGCTCGTTCATCGCGCTCTACGGCGTGGCGGAGACGCAGGCGCTGATCGAGAAGGCCCTGTCCGGCGCGTTCATGCCGGCCCCTTGA
- the rhlG gene encoding Rhamnolipids biosynthesis 3-oxoacyl-[acyl-carrier-protein] reductase: MANAAPIPGKICLVTGATSGIGYETALGLARAGARVGIVGRDAGRTDEAASRIRGAVPGAVIDVFLADLSSQAEIRRLAAEVRALYPRLDVLVNNAGAIFDTQHLTVDGLERTWALDHLAYMQLTLDLLELMKASAPARIVNVASMAHKRGRIDLEDIDGARRYGALKAYSQAKLGNVLFTAALARRLAGTGVTVNSLHPGVIASGFAGGTGGWFGFGWSLIRPFLRNPADGAATSLHLATSPEVDGVTGLYFSKRRPVPTSSLGRDEALQERVWALSLRQLGRAE, encoded by the coding sequence ATGGCGAACGCCGCACCCATTCCCGGAAAGATCTGTCTCGTGACCGGCGCCACCTCGGGCATCGGCTACGAGACGGCCCTGGGCCTGGCACGGGCGGGCGCCCGTGTCGGGATCGTCGGTCGGGATGCCGGACGAACCGACGAGGCGGCGTCCCGCATCCGCGGTGCCGTGCCGGGCGCCGTCATCGACGTGTTTCTCGCCGATCTTTCCTCACAGGCGGAGATCCGGCGTCTTGCCGCCGAAGTGCGGGCGCTCTACCCGCGCCTCGACGTGCTGGTGAACAATGCCGGTGCCATCTTCGATACCCAGCACCTCACGGTGGATGGCCTAGAGCGGACCTGGGCGCTCGACCATCTCGCCTACATGCAGCTGACCCTGGACCTCCTCGAACTTATGAAGGCGAGCGCGCCGGCCCGCATCGTCAACGTCGCGTCGATGGCGCATAAACGCGGCCGGATCGATCTCGAGGATATCGACGGCGCGCGCCGTTACGGAGCTTTGAAGGCCTATTCCCAGGCCAAGCTTGGCAACGTGCTGTTCACCGCCGCCCTCGCCCGTCGCCTCGCCGGCACCGGTGTCACCGTGAATTCGCTCCATCCCGGTGTGATCGCCAGCGGGTTCGCCGGCGGCACCGGGGGATGGTTCGGCTTTGGCTGGTCGCTGATCCGGCCCTTCCTGCGCAACCCGGCGGATGGGGCGGCAACCTCCCTGCATCTGGCGACATCGCCGGAGGTGGACGGCGTCACCGGCCTGTATTTTTCGAAGCGCCGCCCCGTGCCGACCTCGTCCCTCGGACGGGACGAGGCGCTTCAGGAACGGGTTTGGGCGCTGAGCCTGCGGCAGCTCGGACGGGCGGAATAG
- the clcA gene encoding H(+)/Cl(-) exchange transporter ClcA, which yields MLDSHLASPPPRKRLDRLRGAAFDAAPLWRQRLLFLFGGLCVGLAAVAMAKLANLAHEVFRWIVSPSPLVALVLTPLGFAIAILLSLRVFPNSQGSGIPQVIAARHTDDPTIRDALVSLRTAFGKILVMTLGLVCGASTGREGPTVQVGAAIMAVVGRLDAERLPGVILAGGAAGVAAAFNTPIAGIVFGIEELSRTYEARTSGLIVATVIAAGLTALAIQGDYTYFGTTKAALPFGPGWLAVAILGVLGGIAGGLFGRVTILFARGLPGRIGGAIRRRPIVFGALCGLGVALCGLASGGTVYGTGYEEARAMLHGTDTGHPAYAPLKFLATVFSSISGIPGGLFAPSLSVGAGMGVWLHGLFADVPIGALVLIGMTAYLTGTLQAPITAFVIVTEMTQDHAMMIPLMVTALIADAVSKLICREGLYHALAATILEKAESSAAPVIATPRKLERNA from the coding sequence ATGCTTGACTCTCATCTCGCTTCCCCTCCGCCGCGCAAGCGACTGGACCGACTGCGCGGCGCGGCCTTCGATGCGGCGCCTCTCTGGCGGCAGCGCCTGCTGTTCCTGTTCGGAGGGCTCTGCGTCGGGCTCGCCGCCGTGGCGATGGCCAAGCTCGCGAACCTCGCGCACGAAGTATTCCGCTGGATCGTCTCGCCCTCCCCCCTCGTCGCCCTGGTGCTGACGCCGCTGGGCTTCGCCATCGCGATTCTGCTTTCCCTCCGGGTGTTCCCGAATTCGCAAGGCTCGGGGATCCCCCAGGTGATCGCCGCGCGCCATACCGATGATCCGACGATCCGCGACGCCCTGGTCTCCCTCAGGACCGCGTTCGGCAAGATCCTGGTCATGACCCTCGGCCTCGTCTGCGGCGCCTCGACGGGGCGCGAGGGGCCGACCGTCCAGGTCGGCGCCGCGATCATGGCGGTCGTCGGCCGGCTCGATGCGGAACGCCTGCCGGGCGTCATCCTCGCCGGTGGTGCGGCGGGGGTCGCTGCCGCCTTCAACACCCCCATTGCCGGCATCGTCTTCGGCATCGAGGAGTTGAGCCGGACCTACGAGGCCCGCACCAGCGGCCTCATCGTCGCCACGGTGATCGCCGCCGGGCTGACCGCGCTGGCGATCCAAGGCGACTATACCTATTTCGGCACCACCAAGGCCGCCCTGCCCTTCGGGCCGGGCTGGCTCGCGGTGGCGATCCTCGGCGTGCTCGGGGGCATCGCGGGCGGCCTGTTCGGCCGTGTCACCATTCTCTTCGCCAGGGGGCTGCCGGGGCGGATCGGCGGGGCCATCCGCCGCCGCCCCATCGTGTTCGGCGCCCTATGCGGGCTCGGTGTCGCCCTGTGCGGTCTCGCCTCCGGTGGCACGGTCTACGGCACGGGCTACGAGGAAGCCCGCGCCATGCTCCACGGCACCGATACCGGGCATCCGGCCTACGCCCCGCTGAAATTCCTCGCGACGGTGTTCTCCTCCATCAGCGGCATTCCCGGCGGCCTGTTCGCCCCCTCTCTCAGCGTCGGGGCGGGCATGGGCGTCTGGCTGCACGGCCTGTTCGCGGACGTGCCCATCGGCGCGCTCGTGCTCATCGGCATGACCGCCTACCTCACCGGCACGCTGCAGGCGCCGATCACTGCTTTCGTCATCGTCACCGAGATGACCCAGGACCATGCGATGATGATCCCGCTCATGGTCACCGCCCTCATCGCCGATGCGGTCTCGAAGCTGATCTGCCGCGAAGGGCTCTATCACGCGCTGGCCGCCACCATCCTGGAGAAGGCCGAATCCAGCGCCGCGCCCGTCATCGCGACGCCGCGCAAGCTTGAGCGGAACGCTTGA
- the takP gene encoding Alpha-keto acid-binding periplasmic protein TakP — MASHPARRSLLAAGLGGAAALSMGAARAETMPETRWRLASHYPKSLDVLFGSPETLARLVAEVTDGRFQIQVLPPGEPVPAEGVIDAVSAATVEMGHAPAALGAGKDPTFALASALPFGLNARGQNAWWLQGGAADLFAEVFTKHGLVSLPGGNTGAQMGGWFRREVKSAADLQGMKIRIGGLGGQVLAKFGAVPQGTPGPEIYAGLESKALDAAEWIGPYDDEKLGLQKVAPTYHYPGFWEGNAMLHFWIGAEAWKALPKAYRAILQAAAAQAHAEVLAKYDARNPRALRRLVASGAQLRPFPQDVMETALKHSNDVYAEISAKNADFKRIYEAMKTFRNEEYLWFQVAEYTYDNFMIRARARG; from the coding sequence ATGGCCTCACACCCAGCGCGCCGCAGCCTGCTCGCCGCCGGATTGGGCGGTGCCGCCGCCCTGTCGATGGGAGCGGCCAGAGCCGAGACGATGCCCGAGACGCGCTGGCGGCTGGCCTCCCACTACCCGAAATCCCTCGATGTCCTGTTCGGGTCGCCGGAGACCTTGGCGCGCCTCGTGGCCGAGGTGACGGACGGCCGTTTCCAGATCCAGGTGCTGCCGCCGGGCGAGCCGGTGCCGGCCGAGGGGGTGATCGATGCGGTGTCCGCCGCGACGGTGGAGATGGGGCATGCGCCGGCCGCCCTCGGGGCCGGGAAGGACCCGACCTTCGCTCTCGCCTCCGCCCTTCCCTTCGGTCTCAATGCCCGCGGCCAGAATGCCTGGTGGCTTCAGGGCGGCGCGGCCGATCTGTTCGCGGAGGTCTTCACCAAGCACGGTCTCGTGAGCCTTCCAGGAGGCAATACCGGTGCCCAGATGGGCGGCTGGTTCCGCCGCGAGGTGAAGAGCGCCGCCGACCTTCAGGGCATGAAGATCCGCATCGGCGGTCTCGGTGGTCAGGTGCTGGCGAAGTTCGGCGCCGTGCCGCAGGGAACGCCGGGGCCGGAGATCTATGCCGGCCTCGAATCGAAGGCCCTCGATGCTGCCGAATGGATCGGCCCCTACGACGACGAGAAGCTCGGATTGCAGAAGGTGGCGCCCACCTACCATTACCCCGGATTCTGGGAGGGCAACGCGATGCTGCATTTCTGGATCGGCGCCGAGGCGTGGAAGGCCCTACCGAAGGCCTATCGCGCGATCCTGCAGGCCGCCGCCGCCCAGGCCCATGCGGAGGTCCTGGCGAAATACGATGCCCGCAACCCCCGTGCCCTGCGCCGCCTGGTGGCCTCCGGTGCGCAGCTCCGGCCCTTCCCCCAGGACGTCATGGAGACGGCCCTGAAGCATTCCAACGACGTCTATGCCGAGATCTCGGCCAAGAACGCCGATTTCAAGCGCATCTACGAGGCGATGAAGACCTTTCGGAACGAGGAATACCTCTGGTTCCAGGTGGCGGAATACACCTACGACAATTTCATGATCCGAGCGCGCGCCCGCGGATGA
- the braC_1 gene encoding Leucine-, isoleucine-, valine-, threonine-, and alanine-binding protein gives MLAFGFLIVFSVVSSARADVTVGVAVPQSGAYVAVGEQVLRGVRAAVRDANARGGLAGQTIQLDVQDDACDSNKAVAVAKHYALSDVRLVVGHVCSNASLAASEVYAANGMTMVTAASVAAKLTDRGLPNVFRVCGRDDDQAKLSATVLAERFRDKKIAILNDQSPGSRALAAATKDNLNRIGINEALATAFVASDADDAALADRLKEAGIAVAYYGGDAREMGRLVRISAERGFRPQWFGTSAIATQDFAAAAGPASNGVLMTFYLDPRRKPEAAAVVQALKAEGGDVEGSTIYGYAALQALVEAGNFARSTDARRIASALHTERFDLVLGSVGFDGKGDVTAQGYVLYVWKDGAFTYAPPP, from the coding sequence ATGCTCGCGTTCGGGTTCCTGATCGTCTTCTCCGTCGTTTCCTCCGCCCGAGCCGATGTCACGGTCGGCGTGGCGGTGCCGCAATCGGGCGCGTATGTCGCCGTCGGCGAGCAGGTTCTTCGCGGGGTCCGGGCCGCGGTGCGGGACGCCAACGCCAGGGGCGGCCTCGCCGGCCAGACCATCCAGCTCGATGTCCAGGACGATGCCTGCGATTCCAACAAGGCCGTGGCGGTGGCCAAGCACTACGCCCTGAGCGACGTGCGCCTCGTCGTCGGCCATGTCTGCTCCAACGCCTCGCTCGCCGCCTCGGAAGTCTATGCCGCCAACGGCATGACCATGGTCACCGCGGCGTCCGTCGCCGCCAAGCTCACCGATCGCGGCCTGCCGAACGTCTTCCGGGTCTGCGGGCGCGACGACGATCAGGCCAAGCTCTCGGCCACGGTGCTGGCCGAGCGATTCCGCGACAAGAAGATCGCCATCCTCAACGACCAGAGTCCCGGCTCCCGGGCTCTCGCCGCCGCCACCAAGGACAATCTCAACCGGATCGGCATCAACGAAGCCCTGGCGACGGCCTTCGTGGCCAGCGACGCGGACGATGCGGCCCTCGCCGACCGGCTGAAGGAGGCGGGGATCGCGGTGGCCTATTACGGCGGGGACGCGCGGGAAATGGGCCGCCTCGTGCGGATCTCGGCCGAGCGGGGCTTCCGGCCACAATGGTTCGGCACCTCCGCCATCGCGACGCAGGATTTCGCCGCCGCCGCCGGGCCGGCCAGCAACGGCGTGCTGATGACCTTCTATCTTGATCCGCGCCGCAAGCCGGAGGCGGCTGCCGTGGTCCAGGCGCTGAAGGCCGAGGGCGGCGACGTGGAGGGCTCGACGATCTACGGCTATGCCGCCCTTCAGGCCCTGGTGGAGGCGGGGAACTTCGCCCGCAGCACGGATGCGCGGCGTATCGCCTCCGCCCTGCACACGGAGCGCTTCGACCTCGTCCTCGGTTCGGTCGGCTTCGACGGCAAGGGCGACGTCACCGCACAGGGCTACGTGCTCTATGTCTGGAAGGACGGGGCTTTCACCTACGCGCCTCCTCCGTGA
- a CDS encoding Gluconokinase: MSAEPEKGLPRIVIVMGVSGSGKSTVAGLLAERLGWDFVDGDDFHSPDHVARMRDGHALDDADRAPWLAAMAAWIGTRLETGKPGVLACSALKRAYRDALIQGRAGIRIVYLDGDRDLIAARIARRTGHFMPAALLDSQFATLEPPRPEEGALTVPIVGSAEAVVATILDRSGLQPVDPIRRDTA, translated from the coding sequence TTGAGCGCGGAACCGGAGAAGGGTCTGCCCCGAATCGTCATCGTGATGGGCGTCTCGGGCTCGGGCAAGAGCACGGTGGCGGGCTTGCTGGCCGAGCGGCTCGGGTGGGATTTCGTCGATGGCGACGACTTCCACAGCCCGGACCACGTGGCCAGGATGCGGGACGGCCACGCCCTCGACGATGCCGACCGCGCTCCCTGGCTGGCGGCGATGGCGGCCTGGATCGGCACCCGCCTCGAAACCGGCAAACCGGGCGTTCTCGCCTGCTCGGCCCTGAAGCGGGCCTATCGCGATGCGCTCATCCAGGGACGGGCGGGCATTCGCATCGTCTATCTCGACGGCGACCGCGACCTGATCGCGGCCCGCATCGCCCGCCGGACCGGCCATTTCATGCCGGCCGCCCTCCTCGACAGCCAATTCGCCACGCTCGAACCGCCGCGCCCGGAGGAGGGAGCACTGACGGTGCCGATCGTCGGCAGCGCGGAGGCCGTCGTGGCAACGATCCTGGACCGGTCGGGTTTGCAGCCTGTCGATCCCATCAGACGGGACACAGCATGA
- a CDS encoding Putative phosphatase: protein MMSGPPSGDRTIAFVISDVDGTLVTSDKSLTQRSRDAVRRLDAAGIGFTIASARPPMGLASLIADLGLRHPIGAFNGSTLLAPNGHILAEHLIPEETARQVVRLLDGFGLDIWVFARGRWNLRDPHGPYTDLERRTLQAEPTRVEDLGPLLVGASKIVGVSADTDHLAACESRVAEALGLGADVHRSQAYYLDVTPYGRGKGTFVDEIARRLGIPHARIATLGDAANDVAMFARSGFSVAMGNAGEAVKRAASAVTSGNDDDGFAKAVDEFLLTR, encoded by the coding sequence ATGATGTCGGGCCCTCCCTCCGGCGACCGGACGATCGCCTTCGTGATCTCCGACGTGGACGGAACCCTCGTCACCTCCGACAAGAGCCTGACTCAACGCAGCCGGGACGCCGTCCGGCGGCTCGACGCGGCCGGTATCGGCTTCACCATCGCTTCCGCCCGGCCGCCGATGGGGCTCGCCTCGCTGATCGCCGACCTCGGCCTGCGTCATCCGATCGGCGCGTTCAACGGCAGCACCCTGCTCGCCCCGAATGGGCACATCCTGGCCGAACATCTCATCCCGGAAGAGACGGCCCGCCAAGTCGTGCGGCTCCTCGATGGGTTCGGTCTCGATATCTGGGTGTTCGCACGGGGGCGGTGGAACCTGCGCGACCCCCATGGGCCCTACACCGATCTCGAACGCAGGACCTTGCAGGCAGAGCCCACCCGCGTCGAGGATCTCGGCCCCCTCCTCGTGGGCGCATCGAAGATCGTCGGCGTCAGCGCCGATACCGATCATCTGGCCGCATGTGAGAGCCGGGTCGCCGAGGCGCTGGGACTGGGCGCCGACGTCCATCGCTCGCAGGCCTATTATCTCGACGTGACCCCGTACGGGCGGGGCAAGGGGACGTTCGTCGACGAGATCGCCCGTCGCCTCGGGATTCCCCACGCGCGGATCGCGACCCTGGGCGATGCCGCCAACGACGTGGCGATGTTCGCGCGCAGCGGGTTCTCGGTGGCCATGGGCAATGCCGGGGAGGCCGTGAAACGGGCCGCGTCGGCGGTAACGTCGGGAAACGACGACGACGGGTTCGCAAAAGCGGTGGATGAATTTCTCTTGACGCGCTGA